The bacterium genome has a window encoding:
- a CDS encoding alpha-ketoacid dehydrogenase subunit beta produces the protein MAKLTMVQAINLALVQEMERDKSVLVLGEDIGQDGGVFRVTDGLLEKFGKERVLDTPLAESAILGTSIGMAMAGLRPVCEMQFCGFSYLMMGQYEAHATRMRARTHGQITLPLVVRMPYGGGVRALEHHSESREVVWAHLPGAKVVLPSGPRNARALLAAAIRDPDPVVFMEPKHSYRAFREEVPDEPEVLPIGKAQVVQAGTDVTLVSWGAMMRPTLKAAAEVAEKRGASIEIIDLLSIAPLDAATICDSVRRTGRCVVVQEAPRSFGPSSEITALINDKAFLYLEAPVARVTGYDVVTPYFGREKHYIPSAGRVARAIEETLDY, from the coding sequence ATGGCTAAGCTGACGATGGTGCAGGCCATCAACCTGGCGCTCGTGCAGGAAATGGAGCGCGACAAGAGCGTGCTGGTGCTGGGCGAGGACATCGGGCAGGACGGCGGCGTCTTCCGCGTGACCGACGGCCTGCTGGAGAAGTTCGGCAAGGAGCGCGTGCTGGACACGCCGCTGGCCGAGAGCGCCATCCTCGGCACCTCGATCGGCATGGCCATGGCGGGCCTGCGGCCGGTGTGCGAGATGCAGTTCTGCGGCTTCAGCTACCTGATGATGGGCCAGTACGAGGCCCACGCCACGCGCATGCGGGCGCGCACGCACGGGCAGATCACGCTGCCGCTGGTGGTGCGCATGCCGTACGGCGGCGGCGTCCGCGCGCTCGAGCACCACAGCGAGAGTCGCGAAGTCGTGTGGGCCCACCTGCCGGGCGCCAAGGTGGTGCTGCCGAGCGGGCCGCGAAACGCGCGGGCGCTGCTGGCGGCGGCCATCCGCGACCCGGACCCGGTCGTGTTCATGGAGCCCAAGCACTCGTACCGCGCCTTCCGCGAGGAGGTGCCGGACGAGCCCGAGGTGCTGCCCATCGGCAAGGCTCAGGTGGTGCAGGCGGGCACCGACGTGACGCTGGTCTCGTGGGGCGCCATGATGCGCCCGACGCTGAAGGCGGCAGCCGAGGTGGCGGAAAAGCGCGGCGCGTCGATCGAGATCATCGACCTGCTGTCGATCGCGCCGCTCGACGCCGCGACCATCTGCGATTCGGTGCGCCGCACCGGCCGCTGCGTGGTGGTGCAGGAAGCGCCGCGCAGCTTCGGGCCGAGCAGCGAGATCACGGCGCTGATCAACGACAAGGCGTTCCTCTACCTGGAGGCGCCGGTGGCGCGCGTGACGGGCTACGACGTTGTGACGCCCTACTTCGGGCGCGAGAAGCACTACATTCCCAGTGCCGGGCGCGTGGCGCGGGCGATCGAAGAGACACTCGACTACTGA
- the pdhA gene encoding pyruvate dehydrogenase (acetyl-transferring) E1 component subunit alpha, whose translation MPRKPVAKFVVDHLQILDEKGQVDAKLDPGLPAERLLEMYRWMRLARELDERMLKLQRQGRLGTFPPNTGHEAVSVPIAMAMGPKDWFVGAFRETGGRLVRGEPLTSPLFYYNGWEEGNILPDPALRITPISVVIGCQIPQAAGLAYAGRYNGEDNATVCFIGDGGTSEGDFHEGLNFAAVWKAPVVYIVQNNQWAISIPRSAQTSSRTLAQKALAFDIPCLQVDGNDALAMWVAINEALDHARSGKGPFLIEAVTYRLMMHTTADDPKKYRDEAEEKCAWEKEPLIRFRAYLAARGIWDDERDAALAAELKEQVDQAVRTFETPTDWAQDTAFDHVYGTDHPHLHEQRAEFLANMRFDGGKEADHG comes from the coding sequence ATGCCGAGAAAACCCGTCGCGAAGTTCGTCGTCGACCACCTGCAGATCCTGGACGAGAAGGGCCAGGTCGACGCGAAGCTGGACCCCGGCCTGCCCGCCGAGCGCCTGCTGGAGATGTACCGCTGGATGCGCCTGGCCCGCGAGCTCGATGAGCGCATGCTCAAGCTGCAGCGCCAGGGCCGGCTCGGCACGTTCCCGCCCAACACCGGGCACGAGGCCGTCAGCGTGCCCATCGCCATGGCGATGGGGCCGAAGGACTGGTTCGTGGGCGCCTTCCGCGAGACCGGTGGCCGGCTGGTGCGGGGCGAGCCGCTCACCTCGCCGCTCTTCTACTACAACGGCTGGGAAGAGGGCAACATCCTGCCCGACCCGGCGCTGCGCATCACGCCGATCAGCGTGGTGATCGGCTGCCAGATCCCGCAGGCCGCGGGGCTCGCGTACGCCGGCCGCTACAATGGCGAGGACAACGCCACCGTCTGCTTCATCGGCGACGGCGGCACCAGCGAAGGCGACTTCCACGAAGGCCTCAACTTCGCCGCCGTGTGGAAGGCGCCTGTCGTCTACATCGTACAGAACAACCAGTGGGCCATTTCCATTCCGCGCTCGGCGCAGACCTCCAGCCGCACGCTGGCCCAGAAGGCGCTCGCCTTCGACATCCCCTGCCTGCAGGTCGACGGCAACGACGCGCTGGCGATGTGGGTGGCCATCAACGAGGCGCTGGACCACGCGCGCTCGGGCAAGGGCCCGTTCCTGATCGAGGCGGTCACCTACCGCCTGATGATGCACACCACGGCCGACGACCCGAAGAAGTACCGCGACGAGGCCGAGGAGAAGTGCGCCTGGGAGAAGGAGCCGCTCATCCGCTTCCGGGCCTACCTGGCGGCACGCGGCATCTGGGACGACGAGCGCGACGCGGCGCTGGCCGCCGAGCTCAAGGAACAGGTCGACCAGGCCGTGCGCACCTTCGAGACGCCCACCGACTGGGCGCAGGACACGGCCTTCGACCACGTATACGGCACCGACCATCCGCACCTGCACGAACAGCGCGCCGAGTTCCTGGCCAACATGCGCTTCGACGGCGGCAAGGAGGCCGACCATGGCTAA
- a CDS encoding ferritin — MLKTNLLAALNQQINEEYYSSYIYQAMVAYFEDNHLDGCAHWMRLQAQEEHDHALKIFDYVISRGGRVVLADVKAPPKEWATPLAAFEAALAHEKLMTSNITKLADLAQSEKDHATNNLMQWYVTEQVEEEANVDDIVSKIKMVGTDGAGLFLIDRELKSRPAPTAGGAA, encoded by the coding sequence ATGCTCAAAACCAACCTCCTGGCAGCCCTGAACCAGCAGATCAACGAAGAGTACTACTCCAGCTATATCTACCAGGCGATGGTGGCCTATTTCGAAGACAACCATCTGGACGGCTGCGCCCATTGGATGCGCCTGCAGGCGCAGGAAGAGCACGACCACGCCCTGAAGATCTTCGACTACGTGATCAGCCGCGGCGGTCGCGTGGTGCTGGCCGACGTCAAGGCGCCGCCCAAGGAATGGGCCACGCCGCTGGCGGCGTTCGAGGCCGCCCTGGCGCACGAGAAGCTGATGACCTCGAACATCACCAAGCTGGCCGACCTCGCCCAGTCCGAGAAGGACCACGCCACGAACAACCTGATGCAATGGTACGTGACCGAGCAGGTCGAGGAAGAGGCCAACGTCGACGACATCGTCAGCAAGATCAAGATGGTGGGCACCGACGGAGCCGGGCTGTTCCTGATCGACCGCGAACTGAAGAGCCGGCCGGCGCCGACGGCGGGCGGCGCGGCCTAG
- a CDS encoding pyridoxamine 5'-phosphate oxidase family protein — translation MRRVELESRDPDLFAEVARDCAVGYLTLVTADGRPRSIALNFAALGQDIVFHGALSGEKFTLMQGAPRAGFTMVKEYSFIPSYWSAPDHACPATHFFKSVEIDGHAVVVDDPEYKARALQALMVKMQPEGRHIPIDHTLPMYRGALAKVGVFRVINEGWTGKAKFGQNEPARLRRIFVEKLRERGAPVDLLTAGEIEKSLVDTPPTD, via the coding sequence ATGCGACGCGTCGAACTCGAATCCCGCGACCCGGACCTCTTCGCCGAGGTGGCGCGCGACTGTGCCGTCGGCTACCTCACCCTCGTGACCGCCGACGGCCGGCCGCGCTCCATCGCGCTGAACTTCGCCGCGCTCGGGCAGGACATCGTCTTCCACGGCGCGCTCTCGGGCGAGAAATTCACGCTGATGCAGGGCGCCCCCCGCGCGGGCTTCACCATGGTGAAGGAATACAGCTTCATCCCCAGCTACTGGAGCGCGCCCGACCACGCCTGCCCCGCCACCCACTTCTTCAAGTCGGTGGAGATCGACGGGCACGCGGTGGTGGTCGACGACCCGGAGTACAAGGCGCGCGCGCTGCAGGCCCTGATGGTCAAGATGCAGCCCGAGGGCCGGCACATTCCCATCGACCACACGCTGCCCATGTACCGCGGCGCGCTGGCGAAAGTGGGCGTGTTCCGGGTGATCAACGAGGGCTGGACAGGCAAGGCGAAGTTCGGGCAGAACGAACCGGCGCGCCTGCGCCGCATCTTCGTCGAGAAGCTGCGGGAGCGCGGCGCGCCGGTGGACCTGCTGACGGCAGGGGAAATCGAGAAGTCGCTCGTCGACACCCCACCGACCGATTGA
- a CDS encoding phosphomannomutase: MSARPAKPACFKAYDIRGKVPSELDADLAYRIGLSTARYLKARTVAVGRDCRLSSAALATALTRGLNDAGADVLDIGQCGTEMVYHATFARGLDGGIMVTASHNPMDHNGMKLVRDGARPISGDSGLDDIGAGAIDCDLTPGSRRGTVTPADTLPEFLDFLVAQTDPARLRPLRIVANGGNGCAGPVVAALAGRLPVEIIPVFAEPDGNFPNGIPNPLLPENRSATSEAVLKHGADLGLAWDGDFDRCFFFDETGAFIEGYYLVGLLAAATLRNHPGGRIVHDPRLTWNTIDMVTRAGGVPLMNKTGHAFMKERMRSEDAVYGGEMSAHHYFREFAYCDSGMLPWLRVVEEMSATGRKLSDLVRAMQAAYPASGEINRRLQDPDLAMRRVEERYRPAAVAMDRVDGVSLDMGAWRFNLRQSNTEPVIRLNVESRGDQALMESRTQEILAMLDS, translated from the coding sequence ATGTCCGCACGCCCGGCCAAACCTGCCTGCTTCAAGGCCTACGACATCCGCGGCAAGGTGCCTTCGGAACTGGACGCCGACCTGGCCTACCGCATCGGCCTGTCGACGGCCCGCTACCTGAAGGCGCGCACGGTGGCCGTCGGCCGCGACTGCCGGCTCAGCAGCGCTGCGCTGGCGACCGCGCTCACGCGCGGCCTGAACGACGCCGGCGCCGACGTGCTCGACATCGGCCAGTGCGGCACCGAGATGGTCTACCACGCCACCTTCGCGCGGGGCCTGGACGGCGGCATCATGGTCACGGCCAGCCACAATCCCATGGACCACAACGGGATGAAGCTGGTCAGGGACGGCGCCCGCCCCATCAGCGGCGACAGCGGGCTCGACGATATCGGTGCCGGCGCCATCGACTGCGACCTGACCCCCGGCAGCAGGCGCGGCACCGTCACGCCCGCCGACACGCTGCCCGAGTTCCTCGACTTCCTGGTCGCGCAGACAGACCCGGCGCGGCTGAGGCCCCTGCGCATCGTGGCCAACGGCGGCAACGGCTGCGCCGGCCCGGTGGTCGCGGCGCTGGCCGGGCGCCTGCCGGTCGAGATCATCCCGGTCTTCGCCGAGCCCGACGGCAACTTCCCGAACGGCATCCCCAACCCGCTCCTGCCGGAGAACCGCAGCGCCACCAGCGAGGCCGTGCTGAAGCACGGCGCCGACCTGGGCCTGGCCTGGGACGGCGACTTCGACCGCTGCTTCTTCTTCGACGAGACGGGCGCCTTCATCGAGGGTTACTACCTGGTGGGCCTGCTCGCGGCGGCAACACTGCGCAACCACCCCGGCGGACGCATCGTCCACGACCCGCGGCTGACCTGGAACACCATCGACATGGTCACGCGCGCGGGAGGCGTGCCGCTGATGAACAAGACCGGCCATGCCTTCATGAAGGAGCGCATGCGCAGCGAGGACGCCGTCTACGGCGGCGAGATGTCGGCCCACCACTACTTCCGCGAGTTTGCCTACTGCGACAGCGGCATGCTGCCCTGGTTGCGCGTAGTGGAGGAGATGTCGGCCACGGGCCGCAAGCTGTCCGACCTGGTGCGCGCCATGCAGGCAGCCTACCCGGCCAGCGGCGAGATCAACCGCCGCCTCCAGGACCCGGACCTGGCGATGCGCCGCGTGGAGGAGCGCTACCGCCCGGCGGCGGTGGCCATGGACCGCGTCGACGGTGTCTCGCTGGACATGGGCGCCTGGCGCTTCAACCTGCGCCAGAGCAACACCGAGCCCGTCATTCGGCTGAACGTGGAGTCGCGCGGGGACCAGGCGCTGATGGAGAGCAGGACGCAGGAGATCCTGGCCATGCTCGACTCGTAA
- a CDS encoding radical SAM protein — protein MDYIGHIFRPPSEAESLLLQVTVGCSHNGCTYCGMYRDPVQRFRMKPLDVVAQDVEEAAVYDRDVEPIRRVFLCDGDALVLPTKRLLEILALLRERLPQVRRVGIYGDARTILRKDDGELAALREAGLGIVYHGAESGDDEVLRRVDKGSGADDAVEAAARLRRAGIRHSVMVMLGIGGVERSREHAEATARLLTAMDPPFVGALTTTLVPGTPLAAEADAGRFTLPDPWGMLTELRTLVADSRLTRCRFHSNHASNYVPLSLNLPTDRDGAVRALDELLAGRDRTRLRPEQWRGL, from the coding sequence ATGGACTACATCGGCCACATCTTCCGCCCGCCCAGCGAGGCCGAGAGCCTGCTGCTGCAGGTGACCGTCGGCTGCAGCCACAACGGCTGCACCTACTGCGGCATGTACCGTGACCCGGTGCAGCGCTTCCGGATGAAGCCGCTCGACGTCGTGGCGCAGGACGTGGAAGAAGCCGCGGTCTACGATCGCGACGTGGAGCCGATCCGCCGCGTGTTCCTGTGTGACGGCGACGCCCTGGTGCTGCCCACGAAGAGGCTGCTCGAGATCCTGGCCCTGCTGCGTGAGCGGCTGCCGCAGGTGCGCCGCGTGGGCATCTACGGCGATGCGCGCACCATCCTGCGCAAGGACGACGGCGAGTTGGCGGCATTGCGCGAGGCGGGACTCGGCATCGTCTACCACGGCGCCGAAAGCGGCGACGACGAGGTGCTGCGCCGCGTGGACAAGGGCTCGGGCGCCGACGACGCCGTCGAGGCCGCGGCACGCCTGCGCCGCGCCGGCATCCGGCATTCGGTGATGGTGATGCTGGGGATCGGCGGCGTTGAACGCTCGCGCGAGCACGCCGAAGCCACGGCGCGGCTGCTGACGGCGATGGACCCGCCGTTCGTCGGCGCGCTGACCACCACGCTGGTGCCGGGCACGCCGCTGGCGGCCGAGGCCGACGCCGGCCGCTTCACGCTGCCGGACCCGTGGGGCATGCTCACCGAACTGCGCACGCTGGTGGCCGACAGTCGTTTGACGCGCTGCCGCTTCCACTCGAACCACGCCAGCAACTACGTGCCGTTGAGCCTGAACCTGCCCACCGATCGCGACGGCGCGGTGCGCGCCCTGGATGAGCTGCTGGCCGGGCGCGACCGCACGCGGCTGCGCCCGGAGCAGTGGCGGGGTCTGTAG
- a CDS encoding NYN domain-containing protein, which translates to MSQPRETNLALFIDFDNLAIGARDARQRLEIRLLIQRILEKGKIIVKRAYADWHHHKEHMSALHEAAIDLIEVPAPRISGKNSADIRMVVDAMDLCYSKEHIDTFVICSGDSDFSPLVSKLRENNKRVIGVGMKNSSSNLLIGNCDEFIFYDDIYRQNQAPPPVTGVNVPLGKREMFEFLVQTVQSLLQESRDVLYSSLIKDTMTRKMPHFSERALGYATFGDVLEEARGLGLLKVERDARSGGTWVVHGLGAGSTADAVAAGALPEAAGAAAGTNGSATAAGRTSRRRRRSGRGGSGARTGNAGGPAVEPGGATASPATSAPVPAPATAAQTGHDAPSAAGTEGKAPSRRRPASKATAKPAPKDGARDSTKEAPKEAAREAARAPRRTPARGDEPAAGAAAKKTPRRKATPAKKAAPATGGRGTPKK; encoded by the coding sequence ATGTCGCAGCCGCGTGAGACCAACCTCGCGCTTTTCATCGATTTCGACAACCTGGCGATCGGCGCGCGCGACGCCCGCCAGCGCCTGGAGATCAGGCTGCTCATCCAGCGTATTCTGGAAAAGGGCAAGATCATCGTCAAGCGCGCCTATGCCGACTGGCATCATCACAAGGAACACATGTCGGCGCTGCACGAAGCGGCCATCGACCTGATCGAGGTGCCGGCGCCCCGCATCTCGGGCAAGAACAGCGCCGATATCCGCATGGTCGTCGATGCGATGGACCTGTGCTACTCCAAGGAGCACATCGACACCTTCGTCATCTGCTCCGGCGACTCCGATTTTTCGCCGCTGGTGTCCAAGCTGCGCGAGAACAACAAGCGCGTCATCGGCGTGGGCATGAAGAACAGCAGCAGCAACCTGCTGATCGGCAACTGCGACGAGTTCATCTTCTACGACGACATCTACCGGCAGAACCAGGCACCGCCGCCGGTCACCGGTGTGAACGTGCCGCTGGGCAAGCGCGAGATGTTCGAGTTCCTGGTGCAGACCGTTCAGAGCCTGCTGCAGGAAAGCCGCGATGTGCTGTACTCGTCGCTGATCAAGGACACGATGACGCGCAAGATGCCCCACTTCAGCGAACGCGCGCTGGGCTACGCCACCTTCGGCGACGTACTGGAAGAGGCGCGCGGCCTGGGCCTTCTGAAGGTCGAGCGCGACGCGCGTTCGGGCGGCACCTGGGTGGTGCACGGCCTCGGCGCCGGCTCGACGGCCGATGCGGTGGCGGCGGGCGCGCTGCCCGAGGCGGCTGGCGCGGCAGCAGGCACCAACGGCAGCGCGACGGCGGCCGGACGAACGTCGCGCCGGCGTCGGCGGTCCGGTCGCGGCGGCAGCGGCGCGCGCACCGGCAACGCGGGCGGCCCGGCGGTGGAGCCGGGTGGGGCGACGGCATCACCGGCCACGTCCGCGCCCGTGCCCGCACCGGCGACGGCGGCCCAGACCGGCCACGACGCGCCGTCTGCAGCGGGGACCGAGGGCAAGGCGCCCTCGCGCCGCCGGCCGGCCTCGAAGGCCACCGCGAAGCCGGCGCCCAAGGACGGCGCCAGGGACAGCACGAAGGAAGCGCCGAAGGAAGCTGCGCGCGAGGCTGCGAGGGCGCCCCGGCGGACCCCGGCGCGCGGCGACGAGCCCGCCGCCGGAGCCGCGGCGAAGAAGACGCCCCGCCGGAAGGCAACCCCGGCCAAGAAGGCAGCGCCGGCCACCGGCGGACGGGGAACGCCGAAGAAGTAG
- a CDS encoding Hpt domain-containing protein translates to MAHDLISLDSVMNLAEAMENMDGDAELLQEIVTIFMETGPEQMAALANSIAAGEVKDVAIKAHGMKGGASNFCARKFVASALRLELLAKTGTLDGAGPLLDAMKANYAELEELVVLINWGEVANNWTS, encoded by the coding sequence ATGGCGCACGATCTCATCAGCCTCGACAGCGTGATGAACCTGGCCGAGGCCATGGAGAACATGGATGGCGACGCCGAACTGCTCCAGGAGATCGTGACGATCTTCATGGAGACCGGCCCCGAGCAGATGGCAGCCTTGGCCAACAGCATTGCCGCCGGCGAAGTGAAGGACGTGGCCATCAAGGCCCACGGCATGAAGGGCGGCGCCTCGAACTTCTGCGCCCGCAAGTTCGTCGCCTCGGCGTTGCGCCTGGAGCTGCTGGCGAAGACCGGCACGCTCGACGGCGCCGGCCCGCTGCTCGACGCCATGAAGGCGAACTACGCCGAGCTCGAGGAGCTCGTCGTGCTGATCAACTGGGGCGAAGTCGCGAACAACTGGACGTCTTGA
- a CDS encoding S49 family peptidase, with the protein MIVAHNGARARRAASGLIVFAMIALLAATASRAESPALLDYRSESWFLPQTPGVTAGPVGGLFNPGAFALTDRAGTDLWTDDRDGHLSFNRFGFAAGRTVNIAFNRSLVDWQGGRAALNDWQVGLAGGGRAGAVGLAYRWAGGAPAGALRDHALVLGMVSRPARWLTFGASRAQSLEADAAQNIFDMGLRPASAPWLTLFGDFTVNDGTPFGQGHWGAGLEVRPLRGLHLGVRARERLDGGDPDVAILVGVSGRTGHMASQSVMDSGDVAMTSWLTRSEPPFAGRDTRPLFGPSETWVAIDLQKRTLSYQKYRWLDDDHVAWLDLLAQLEAVRDDKQLDILVLNLAGFTGRPSLLWEMRQELQKVRDAGKRVVIYLDRAGMGTMHLAAVADRLVLDPQGDLTLPGLALSRSYLKGTLDKVGLGFQEHRYFKYKSAAETLSRDSMSEADREQRQRIVDVCYETWRNGIAAGRGRTPAALDAVIDSLGFLAPNEALAAGLVDEVGRWDQVLESLRKEGARPGRWPESLRRDYWDEQWGQRARIPVVFLVGDCAMDSGINGRRSSAWLRKLIGDPSVKAVVLRADSPGGDPLPSDLVADAVRALKAAGKPVVVSQGDVAASGGYWISMDGSRILTTPVTITGSIGVISGWLWDAGIAEKAGVTAESVQRGRHADLYSEIGLPLLGGVPRRPMNDEELARTERVIRDMYGQFVTAVATGRNLTYAAVDSVAQGRVWMGQDAIDRGLCDQVGGLSDAIAEARRLAGIPAGRDVELVEYPPRPLVRMPQLGPRLGVMGSLLEWMSLRTLATLGGDNETGAAPAIDAGQLWLQGAGFGELEARWLAPFGREAGRARVVVHPDALPVDWRLVD; encoded by the coding sequence ATGATTGTCGCCCACAACGGAGCGCGTGCGCGGCGCGCGGCGTCCGGTTTGATCGTCTTCGCCATGATCGCCCTCCTGGCGGCAACCGCCTCGCGGGCCGAATCGCCGGCACTGCTGGACTACCGTTCCGAGAGCTGGTTCCTGCCACAGACGCCCGGCGTCACGGCCGGCCCTGTCGGCGGCCTGTTCAATCCCGGCGCCTTCGCCCTGACCGACCGCGCGGGCACCGACCTCTGGACCGACGACCGCGACGGCCACCTGTCCTTCAACCGCTTCGGCTTCGCGGCCGGGCGCACGGTGAACATTGCGTTCAACCGCTCGCTGGTCGACTGGCAGGGCGGCCGCGCCGCCCTCAACGACTGGCAGGTGGGCCTGGCCGGCGGCGGGCGCGCCGGCGCCGTGGGCCTGGCCTATCGCTGGGCCGGCGGCGCGCCGGCCGGGGCGTTGCGCGACCATGCCCTGGTGCTCGGCATGGTCAGCCGTCCCGCCCGCTGGTTGACCTTCGGCGCCAGCCGCGCGCAGAGCCTGGAAGCCGATGCCGCGCAGAACATCTTCGACATGGGACTGCGACCCGCCTCGGCTCCCTGGCTGACGCTGTTCGGCGACTTCACCGTGAACGACGGCACGCCGTTCGGCCAGGGCCACTGGGGCGCGGGCCTCGAAGTGCGCCCGCTGCGCGGCCTGCACCTGGGCGTGCGCGCGCGTGAACGCCTGGACGGCGGCGATCCCGACGTGGCCATTCTCGTGGGCGTGAGCGGCCGCACCGGGCACATGGCCTCGCAATCGGTCATGGACTCCGGCGACGTGGCCATGACCTCCTGGCTGACCCGCAGCGAACCGCCGTTCGCCGGCCGCGACACCAGGCCGCTGTTCGGCCCGAGCGAGACCTGGGTGGCCATCGACCTGCAGAAACGCACGCTCAGCTACCAGAAGTACCGCTGGCTCGACGACGATCACGTGGCCTGGCTCGACCTGCTCGCGCAGCTCGAGGCCGTGCGCGACGACAAGCAGCTCGACATCCTCGTGCTCAACCTGGCCGGCTTCACCGGCCGGCCCTCGCTGCTGTGGGAGATGCGGCAGGAACTGCAGAAGGTGCGCGACGCCGGCAAGCGCGTGGTCATCTATCTCGACCGCGCCGGCATGGGCACCATGCACCTGGCGGCGGTGGCCGATCGCCTGGTCCTGGATCCGCAGGGCGACCTGACGCTGCCCGGCCTGGCGCTCTCGCGCAGCTACCTGAAGGGCACGCTCGACAAGGTGGGCCTCGGCTTCCAGGAGCACCGCTACTTCAAGTACAAGAGCGCCGCCGAGACGCTCAGCCGCGACAGCATGAGCGAGGCGGATCGCGAGCAGCGGCAGCGCATCGTCGACGTGTGCTACGAGACGTGGCGCAACGGCATCGCCGCCGGCCGCGGCCGCACGCCCGCCGCGCTCGATGCGGTCATCGACAGTCTGGGCTTCCTGGCGCCGAACGAGGCGCTGGCCGCCGGCCTGGTCGACGAGGTGGGACGCTGGGACCAGGTGCTCGAATCGCTGCGCAAGGAAGGCGCGCGCCCGGGCCGCTGGCCGGAGTCGCTGCGGCGCGACTACTGGGACGAGCAGTGGGGACAGCGCGCGCGCATCCCCGTCGTGTTCCTGGTGGGCGACTGCGCGATGGACAGCGGCATCAACGGGCGCCGCTCCAGCGCCTGGCTGCGCAAGCTCATTGGTGATCCGTCGGTGAAGGCCGTGGTGCTGCGCGCCGACTCGCCGGGCGGCGACCCTCTGCCCAGCGACCTGGTGGCCGACGCCGTGCGCGCGCTGAAGGCGGCCGGCAAGCCGGTCGTCGTCAGCCAGGGCGATGTGGCGGCCAGCGGCGGCTACTGGATCAGCATGGACGGCTCGCGCATCCTGACCACGCCGGTGACGATCACCGGTTCCATCGGCGTGATCAGCGGCTGGCTCTGGGACGCGGGCATTGCGGAAAAGGCTGGCGTGACGGCGGAGTCGGTGCAGCGCGGCCGCCACGCCGACCTCTACAGCGAGATCGGCCTGCCGCTATTGGGCGGCGTGCCGCGCCGGCCGATGAACGACGAGGAGCTGGCGCGCACCGAGCGCGTCATCCGCGACATGTACGGCCAGTTCGTCACCGCCGTCGCCACCGGTCGCAACCTCACCTATGCAGCCGTCGACTCGGTGGCGCAGGGCCGCGTGTGGATGGGCCAGGACGCCATCGACCGCGGGCTGTGCGACCAGGTGGGCGGCCTCTCCGACGCGATTGCCGAGGCGCGTCGCCTGGCCGGCATCCCGGCCGGTCGCGACGTGGAGCTGGTGGAATACCCGCCGCGCCCGCTGGTGCGCATGCCGCAGCTGGGGCCGCGGCTGGGCGTCATGGGTTCACTGCTGGAGTGGATGTCGCTGCGCACGCTGGCGACGCTGGGCGGCGACAACGAGACCGGCGCAGCACCGGCGATCGACGCCGGTCAATTGTGGCTGCAGGGCGCCGGATTCGGGGAACTCGAGGCGCGCTGGCTGGCGCCGTTCGGCAGGGAAGCGGGCAGGGCGCGGGTGGTGGTGCACCCTGACGCACTGCCCGTCGATTGGCGGCTGGTGGACTAG